One Microbacter margulisiae genomic window carries:
- a CDS encoding right-handed parallel beta-helix repeat-containing protein, protein MKKLLLLISIVFLMSFPIPATNYFVAPDGNDTTGTGTIDAPYATVMKANQYVLPGDTVFLRGGIYKMTDAQINRYYSIWAYMNYMDKSGTSSKYICYCAYRNEQPIIDMSAVKPVGYRIIVFYVKGSYLHFKGLQIIGTQVTITTHTQSECFRNEGGNYNIYEQCSMHDGMAIGFYLTRGMHNLVLNCDAYNNWDNVSEDKKGGNVDGFGCHPVSSGSVGNIFRGCRAWFNSDDGYDCINAYAPVVFDHCWAFYNGYSTSFESLGDGNGFKAGGYGQAPVVSNLPNPIPSHTVEFCLAYRNKANGIYANHHVQTGDHFYNNTSYHNGINYNMLSQKITISPITGDDTTLDCPGFSHVLHNNLSFRYGTQTEVVNMGTCVNTYNSFSPNSGVTVTTDDFLSVDASSLTAPRQADGSLPDINFLKLKEGSDLIDKGMDLGFPYNGTTPDLGAFESDYSTTAVPKIISQKSLFFPNPVLDMLNFRSEMKQVQVYSMTGELILTAKNTNQMNVSNLQEGIYLMQYAQLDAKDGTIKFVKTK, encoded by the coding sequence ATGAAAAAGCTTTTACTTCTTATTTCCATCGTATTTTTAATGTCATTCCCAATTCCTGCAACCAATTATTTCGTTGCTCCTGATGGCAATGATACGACCGGAACGGGAACAATTGATGCTCCTTATGCAACAGTCATGAAAGCCAACCAATATGTCTTGCCGGGGGACACTGTATTTCTTCGTGGTGGAATTTATAAAATGACAGACGCTCAGATTAATCGTTATTATAGTATTTGGGCATATATGAACTATATGGATAAGAGCGGAACTTCATCCAAATATATTTGTTACTGTGCTTATCGCAACGAACAACCAATCATTGACATGTCGGCAGTAAAGCCTGTCGGTTATCGTATCATTGTTTTTTATGTGAAAGGCTCGTACCTGCATTTCAAAGGGCTTCAGATTATCGGTACGCAGGTAACCATTACCACTCACACACAATCGGAATGTTTCCGCAATGAAGGGGGAAACTATAACATTTACGAACAATGCTCCATGCATGATGGAATGGCAATCGGTTTTTACCTGACCAGAGGAATGCATAACCTTGTCCTCAATTGCGATGCTTATAACAACTGGGACAATGTATCGGAAGATAAAAAAGGCGGAAATGTCGACGGTTTTGGTTGTCACCCGGTAAGCAGTGGAAGCGTAGGGAATATTTTCAGGGGATGCCGTGCGTGGTTCAACAGTGATGATGGTTACGATTGTATCAATGCTTATGCACCTGTGGTTTTTGATCATTGTTGGGCATTCTATAATGGATATTCCACTTCATTTGAAAGCCTTGGAGACGGCAATGGATTCAAAGCAGGTGGTTATGGACAGGCACCTGTTGTCTCTAATCTTCCCAATCCAATTCCATCTCATACTGTCGAATTTTGTCTGGCCTACAGGAATAAAGCCAATGGAATTTATGCCAACCATCATGTACAGACAGGAGATCATTTCTATAACAACACATCCTATCACAATGGAATCAACTACAATATGTTGAGCCAGAAAATTACCATAAGCCCAATAACAGGAGATGACACTACGCTTGATTGCCCAGGCTTTAGTCATGTGTTGCACAATAATCTCTCTTTCAGATATGGCACACAGACCGAAGTTGTCAATATGGGAACCTGCGTGAATACCTACAATTCTTTTTCTCCTAATTCCGGAGTGACTGTAACTACTGATGATTTTTTAAGTGTGGACGCATCTTCATTGACTGCACCACGTCAGGCCGATGGTAGCCTACCCGATATCAACTTTCTAAAACTGAAAGAAGGTAGCGATCTAATTGATAAAGGCATGGATTTGGGATTTCCTTACAATGGAACTACTCCCGATCTTGGCGCTTTCGAATCAGATTATAGTACCACGGCAGTTCCCAAAATAATTTCCCAAAAATCATTATTCTTTCCAAATCCGGTTCTTGACATGCTAAACTTCCGTTCGGAAATGAAACAAGTGCAAGTTTACAGCATGACAGGCGAATTAATACTGACAGCAAAAAATACAAATCAAATGAATGTTTCGAATCTACAAGAAGGTATTTATCTGATGCAATATGCGCAGCTAGACGCAAAAGATGGTACGATTAAATTTGTCAAAACGAAATAG
- a CDS encoding glycoside hydrolase family 2 protein: MEKKKYIALLFLISVIFVLKTENSTASNLGATTRIIYHPPISPRTIYNFNPGWKFAFGDSADASQPQFNDSAWSDVNLPHTWNDIDTYRSFISHSGGDQGEKRFGIGWYRKHFKLPQSATGRKIFLEFDGMRQAGQFFLNGKLIGNYENGITAVGFDITNTVKFGGQDNILAVKVDNSQNYKEKATGTPFEWNVKDFNPNFGGLNRDAKLIITSKIYQTLPLYEDLKTSGIYIYPSNFNIHHKTCDVNIESQVRNESGDQQSITLSAIIVNREGVVCARLQGNTSDLVDGETEIFTASGQLSNAKFWSPQSPNLYDVYCILTVDNKIVDVQRIKTGFRETQFKGGVGTGGVYLNGKFIWLTGYAQRAANGWPGLGGAYPDWMHDFTMSLVRKSNGNFIRWMHVAPQRADVAACDKYGIVEICPAGDKERDAQGRQWDQRVEVMRATMIFYRNNPSIFFWEAGNTIVTPQQMEQMVSLRKQWDPHGGRVIGTRDNDLSEANKALTPICEWYGVMIGQAPQTDKITGDEIFRGYSIARRNRAPLIEEEDFRDEAGRNIWDAYSPPHFGFKPREGDTYHWNSETFCLAAAARYERYMLNRIDNPDPAHSKWSGYASIYFTDADADGRQDSSYVLRVSGKVDGVRLPKSLFYVSRVMQNPQPDIHIIGHWTYPPNTVKTIYTAANHCDSMELFVNGKLVGVANKPYDFTDRFNGNNKNLGNTGYIYAFPSVQYKIGTIKAIGITNGKIVVRDEIETAGKPEAVRLTVHTGAKGLQADGSDIALIDFEVVDAKGRRCPTDESRVDFQITGPAIWRGGFNASRLNSTNNLYLYTECGINRVAIRSTLTPGIITITAKRKGLVSATVKIESNPVKIVSGLSLSTPQRLDASNKITLASE, from the coding sequence ATGGAGAAAAAGAAATACATAGCTCTACTCTTTTTAATTAGCGTCATTTTTGTACTTAAGACAGAGAACTCAACAGCCTCAAATTTAGGGGCTACAACAAGAATTATATACCATCCCCCCATTTCTCCGCGGACAATTTATAACTTTAACCCGGGTTGGAAATTTGCCTTTGGCGATTCTGCCGACGCCAGTCAACCACAATTCAATGATTCTGCATGGAGCGACGTCAACCTCCCCCATACATGGAACGATATCGATACGTATCGATCATTCATCAGCCATAGTGGTGGCGACCAAGGAGAAAAGCGGTTTGGAATAGGCTGGTATCGAAAACATTTCAAATTGCCCCAAAGCGCAACGGGTCGAAAAATTTTTCTTGAATTTGACGGTATGCGGCAAGCAGGTCAATTTTTTCTTAATGGGAAGTTAATTGGTAATTATGAGAATGGGATCACCGCTGTAGGATTTGACATTACAAACACTGTCAAGTTTGGAGGTCAGGATAATATTTTAGCCGTCAAGGTAGATAACAGTCAAAATTATAAAGAAAAAGCTACGGGCACTCCATTTGAATGGAATGTAAAAGATTTTAATCCTAATTTCGGAGGGCTTAATCGAGATGCCAAACTAATTATAACAAGTAAGATCTATCAAACTCTCCCTCTTTACGAAGATCTAAAAACATCAGGAATTTACATTTATCCATCGAATTTTAACATCCATCATAAAACCTGTGATGTAAATATCGAATCACAGGTACGCAATGAATCAGGCGATCAGCAATCCATTACATTGTCAGCCATAATTGTTAATCGTGAAGGAGTCGTATGTGCCAGATTGCAAGGTAACACATCCGATTTGGTAGATGGTGAAACAGAAATATTTACCGCAAGCGGACAATTATCAAATGCAAAATTTTGGAGTCCCCAATCACCAAATCTTTACGATGTATATTGCATTCTCACTGTGGATAACAAGATTGTTGATGTACAGAGAATTAAAACAGGATTTCGCGAAACCCAATTTAAAGGAGGTGTTGGCACCGGAGGAGTCTATCTCAACGGAAAGTTCATTTGGCTTACCGGTTATGCACAACGGGCGGCTAATGGTTGGCCGGGACTGGGAGGAGCCTATCCTGACTGGATGCATGATTTTACCATGTCACTCGTACGCAAAAGCAATGGCAACTTTATTCGTTGGATGCACGTTGCCCCCCAACGGGCAGACGTAGCAGCATGTGATAAATATGGTATAGTCGAAATATGTCCTGCCGGCGATAAGGAAAGGGATGCGCAGGGACGGCAATGGGATCAACGGGTTGAGGTCATGCGTGCCACAATGATTTTTTACCGTAACAATCCAAGCATATTCTTTTGGGAAGCAGGGAACACCATTGTAACACCGCAACAGATGGAACAGATGGTATCCCTCAGAAAACAATGGGATCCCCACGGAGGACGTGTCATTGGGACACGCGACAATGACCTCTCAGAGGCCAACAAAGCTTTAACTCCCATATGTGAATGGTATGGGGTCATGATAGGTCAAGCACCTCAAACCGACAAAATCACAGGGGATGAAATTTTCCGCGGCTATAGTATTGCCCGTCGCAACAGGGCGCCTCTGATAGAGGAAGAAGATTTTCGCGATGAAGCCGGTCGTAATATTTGGGATGCCTATTCTCCTCCACATTTTGGATTCAAACCCCGTGAAGGAGACACATATCATTGGAACTCCGAAACATTTTGTCTGGCGGCTGCCGCGCGATATGAGCGTTACATGCTTAACCGGATAGACAATCCCGACCCTGCTCATTCAAAATGGTCAGGCTATGCTTCCATTTATTTCACAGATGCGGATGCCGACGGACGCCAGGATAGCAGTTATGTGCTGCGGGTTAGTGGCAAGGTTGACGGTGTGCGCCTGCCGAAATCGTTGTTCTATGTTTCGCGGGTGATGCAAAATCCACAGCCTGACATCCATATAATAGGGCATTGGACTTACCCGCCCAATACTGTAAAAACTATCTATACAGCCGCAAATCATTGTGATTCGATGGAATTATTCGTTAATGGGAAATTAGTAGGCGTGGCCAATAAACCGTATGATTTTACAGATCGCTTTAATGGGAACAATAAGAATCTTGGCAACACAGGGTATATCTATGCTTTCCCATCCGTTCAATATAAAATCGGTACTATTAAAGCAATAGGTATAACCAACGGTAAAATTGTTGTCCGGGATGAAATCGAAACTGCAGGAAAACCAGAAGCTGTCAGGCTTACCGTTCATACAGGAGCAAAAGGATTGCAAGCAGACGGAAGTGACATTGCTTTAATCGACTTCGAGGTTGTGGATGCAAAAGGAAGACGCTGTCCAACGGATGAATCAAGGGTTGATTTTCAAATCACAGGACCGGCTATCTGGAGGGGAGGATTTAATGCTTCAAGGCTCAATAGCACCAATAATCTTTATCTTTATACGGAATGTGGCATTAATCGGGTAGCCATTCGTTCAACTCTCACACCAGGTATCATTACAATAACGGCCAAACGAAAAGGACTTGTCAGTGCTACCGTAAAAATTGAATCGAACCCTGTAAAAATCGTCAGCGGGCTCTCCCTGTCTACGCCACAAAGATTAGATGCTTCAAATAAAATCACCTTAGCCTCTGAATAA
- a CDS encoding rhamnogalacturonan acetylesterase, with amino-acid sequence MMKTKLCLILFLVSAFGILHAEKKTWKFEFGHTDIQKGFVGVDASTAYTDQSGYGFDLGTHPQDFSFQGSSPFHGDGVKDTTSFFFSVALPEGNYTVKIWFAGTQKPSNTTIKVESRRLIFLNVKTPAETLSTRTFSVNIRNSKISNTLSVKLKPREIGKLDWDNKLTLEFGGKHPAIVAIEITKNDQMPTAFIFGDSTVTDQQMEPWTGWGQMLPFFFNQGIAFANYAASGEAGNTFIAARRLAKALTQMKKGDYVFIQFGHNDQKQHFPGSGPFGSYKKSLIEIIQAVREKGASPILVTPMNRRFFDSKGKVINTLGEFPEAVRITAKEEHVPLIDLNAMSKILYEAWGPDGSTKAFVHYPAGTFPGQTVALADNSHFNEYGAYELAKCIIKGCIQQKLGLIKFLRHNYKPFDPAQPDSWNTFVVPMSPFITLIKPLGS; translated from the coding sequence ATGATGAAAACAAAATTATGCCTGATACTATTCTTAGTAAGTGCATTTGGCATTCTTCATGCAGAAAAGAAGACGTGGAAATTTGAATTTGGTCATACGGACATTCAAAAAGGATTCGTAGGCGTTGATGCTTCAACAGCCTATACCGATCAATCAGGTTACGGTTTTGATTTGGGAACGCATCCGCAAGATTTTTCATTTCAGGGTTCCTCCCCATTCCACGGAGATGGAGTAAAAGACACTACTTCTTTCTTTTTTTCAGTAGCTTTGCCGGAAGGAAACTATACGGTAAAAATATGGTTTGCAGGTACGCAAAAGCCTTCCAATACCACTATCAAGGTGGAATCCAGACGGCTCATATTCCTAAACGTCAAAACTCCTGCCGAAACACTTTCAACAAGAACATTCTCAGTTAATATACGGAATAGCAAAATAAGCAACACATTATCGGTAAAATTAAAACCACGTGAAATAGGGAAATTAGATTGGGATAATAAGTTAACATTAGAATTCGGGGGAAAACATCCGGCGATCGTGGCTATCGAAATAACAAAAAATGATCAAATGCCTACTGCATTTATCTTTGGAGATTCAACCGTGACAGATCAACAAATGGAGCCATGGACCGGATGGGGACAAATGCTTCCCTTCTTTTTCAACCAGGGAATTGCCTTTGCAAACTACGCAGCATCGGGAGAAGCAGGCAATACTTTCATTGCCGCCCGAAGATTAGCCAAAGCCCTCACACAAATGAAAAAAGGAGATTATGTCTTTATACAGTTCGGGCATAACGACCAAAAACAGCATTTTCCGGGATCAGGGCCCTTTGGTTCCTATAAGAAATCGCTTATCGAGATTATCCAGGCTGTACGTGAAAAAGGAGCAAGCCCTATTCTTGTAACCCCTATGAATCGAAGATTTTTCGACTCAAAGGGAAAAGTCATCAATACCTTAGGAGAATTCCCGGAAGCTGTTCGAATCACGGCAAAAGAAGAACATGTGCCTCTAATCGACCTAAATGCCATGAGCAAAATATTATATGAAGCATGGGGACCTGACGGTTCTACCAAGGCTTTCGTTCATTATCCCGCAGGAACGTTTCCGGGCCAAACAGTGGCTTTAGCCGACAACTCACATTTTAATGAATATGGGGCTTATGAACTTGCCAAATGCATTATAAAAGGTTGCATTCAGCAAAAACTAGGACTTATTAAGTTTCTTCGGCATAATTATAAACCATTTGATCCTGCGCAACCGGATTCCTGGAATACCTTTGTAGTACCTATGAGTCCTTTCATCACCCTTATAAAACCGTTAGGAAGTTAA
- a CDS encoding glycoside hydrolase family 28 protein, protein MIRYNFQKTERYTIALYICIIVSCLFTDSIQAINRFHPSWENEAGAKTTFASNHMFNANAYGAKGDSVTLNSKYIQAAIDACAAKGGGIVTFKPGNYVTGSIFLKSGVTLRLDSEVVLLGSQNIKDYPLIQTRIAGIEMKWPAAIVNVLNAQNVAIKGKGIIDGRGKKFWDLYWSMRKVYEAEGLRWVVDHECHRPRMILISKSQNILLQGLQLHRSGFWTVQLLYSKNITVDGITIRNNIGGHGPSTDGIDVDSSTRILIEHCNIDCNDDDICLKAGRGVDGARVDKPTEYVVIRNCESGLGGGLIVFGSETAGSIRHVLAYNLTAHGTSAALRFKSAIINRGSTVEDVTAYHINAIGTKAVVVASLSWNPAYSYPKLPPAYAGKPIPAYWKVMLKKIPDSVPLPKFRNIYIEGLTATNAIVGIDASGMDQSTLDNFTFKNCTFNVQKAGEIAYAKNWLFRNVVFHAVQGNSLSISHSQNVQFIK, encoded by the coding sequence ATGATACGATATAATTTTCAAAAAACAGAAAGATATACTATTGCATTGTATATATGCATTATAGTTAGTTGCTTATTTACAGACAGTATTCAGGCAATCAACAGGTTTCATCCGTCATGGGAAAACGAAGCAGGAGCAAAAACGACATTTGCATCCAACCACATGTTCAATGCTAATGCGTATGGAGCAAAAGGAGATAGCGTCACCTTGAACTCAAAATATATTCAAGCAGCTATTGATGCCTGTGCAGCTAAGGGAGGAGGCATTGTCACTTTTAAACCGGGGAATTATGTAACAGGATCCATCTTTCTGAAAAGTGGCGTCACATTACGGTTAGATTCCGAAGTAGTACTCTTAGGCTCTCAAAACATCAAGGATTATCCCCTGATTCAGACCCGGATTGCCGGGATTGAAATGAAATGGCCAGCAGCTATTGTCAATGTATTAAACGCACAAAATGTTGCTATCAAGGGAAAAGGAATAATTGACGGACGGGGTAAAAAGTTTTGGGATTTATACTGGTCAATGCGCAAAGTCTATGAAGCCGAAGGATTGCGTTGGGTGGTAGATCATGAATGCCATAGGCCCCGCATGATACTGATATCAAAATCACAAAACATACTTCTTCAGGGGTTACAATTGCATCGATCCGGTTTTTGGACCGTACAACTACTCTATTCAAAAAACATTACAGTAGATGGCATTACCATTCGCAATAATATCGGAGGACATGGCCCCAGTACGGATGGGATCGATGTAGACTCATCCACCCGGATTTTAATCGAGCATTGCAATATTGACTGCAATGATGACGACATCTGTCTGAAAGCAGGGCGGGGAGTGGATGGAGCGCGCGTGGATAAACCTACGGAATATGTAGTCATACGCAATTGTGAATCAGGCTTAGGAGGCGGATTAATCGTATTTGGGAGCGAGACTGCCGGAAGTATTCGTCACGTATTAGCGTATAATCTGACTGCTCATGGCACATCTGCAGCTTTGCGATTTAAATCGGCCATTATAAATCGGGGAAGTACGGTAGAAGACGTAACGGCTTATCACATCAATGCGATCGGTACAAAGGCTGTTGTTGTCGCATCATTAAGCTGGAATCCAGCCTATAGTTATCCAAAATTACCGCCGGCATATGCCGGAAAGCCCATCCCCGCCTACTGGAAAGTAATGCTTAAAAAGATTCCGGATAGTGTACCCTTACCTAAATTCAGAAATATATATATTGAAGGGCTGACAGCTACGAATGCCATTGTGGGTATCGATGCTTCAGGGATGGATCAATCCACATTGGATAATTTCACTTTCAAAAATTGTACTTTCAACGTACAAAAAGCAGGCGAAATCGCATATGCAAAAAACTGGCTATTCCGGAACGTAGTATTTCATGCGGTTCAAGGCAATTCGTTATCCATTTCACATAGTCAAAACGTTCAATTTATCAAATAA
- a CDS encoding DUF4450 domain-containing protein → MILFVWACVALNGKAQNNRYPYNLNTRTYSSCIKGASSPDLSFYIPGLAGNIKFGLIQGKASMWLSDMKTICMSNKNELHYSVTGGLLKQGALSFTIYALLQTDGIIMQIEGCQLPDSIQLFWAFGGASGKTIQQSPPGLNADDCLNNVFIIERNSEFLYYPTLPKFGVIHALFPIQTTARIADAREQTTPLLFFNSGGGTKYQALTGTFVLKTGCKYYIALYRPSPSFDVNYYMLPSIFSKLEAQ, encoded by the coding sequence ATGATATTATTTGTTTGGGCTTGTGTAGCATTGAATGGAAAAGCACAAAACAACCGATATCCCTACAACTTGAATACAAGAACCTACTCATCATGTATCAAAGGAGCAAGTTCTCCGGACTTGTCGTTTTATATTCCCGGGTTAGCCGGGAATATAAAATTCGGGTTGATTCAAGGAAAGGCCAGCATGTGGTTATCAGATATGAAGACCATTTGTATGAGTAATAAAAATGAGCTGCATTATTCCGTTACAGGAGGCTTGCTAAAGCAGGGAGCATTATCATTTACCATATATGCTTTATTGCAAACAGATGGAATCATCATGCAAATAGAAGGGTGTCAGCTTCCTGACAGCATTCAATTATTTTGGGCATTCGGCGGCGCATCGGGGAAAACGATACAACAATCACCTCCGGGTCTTAATGCAGATGATTGTCTCAATAATGTATTCATCATAGAACGTAATTCAGAATTTCTTTACTATCCTACCCTGCCGAAATTTGGAGTAATCCATGCCCTGTTTCCTATTCAAACGACAGCCCGGATTGCCGACGCAAGAGAGCAAACCACTCCTTTACTATTTTTTAATTCAGGGGGGGGAACAAAATATCAGGCTTTAACAGGGACATTTGTACTAAAAACAGGATGCAAGTATTACATTGCTTTATATCGACCTTCACCATCCTTTGACGTGAATTATTACATGTTACCCTCCATATTCAGCAAACTCGAAGCACAGTAA